From Shewanella yunxiaonensis, the proteins below share one genomic window:
- a CDS encoding ATP synthase subunit B family protein, translating into MIIDDIKQKALGITTVLLGILAAFLLVVFLMTSHQLKTAQTDLTSANADIQILQSDADKLASSVGDLNRDNALLLKERDEIAALMQATERAKASLTADNAALKSTLKQLLAEAKDEHTKDWRDNTVPDDVVQLLQQAAHSATCAGNQDAVCADAGGTTAMVPYYAGTNRNHPLLTTSTIELREQSAVGGVGDLTLRRSWQM; encoded by the coding sequence ATGATAATTGATGACATTAAACAAAAGGCGCTCGGTATTACGACGGTGCTGTTAGGGATTCTTGCAGCGTTTCTGCTGGTGGTGTTTCTCATGACGAGTCACCAGTTGAAAACCGCACAAACAGATTTAACCAGTGCCAATGCCGATATCCAGATATTGCAGTCAGATGCCGATAAGCTCGCCAGTTCTGTCGGCGATCTCAATCGCGATAACGCCTTGCTGCTGAAAGAACGTGACGAGATTGCAGCGCTGATGCAAGCAACAGAACGCGCAAAAGCCTCATTAACGGCAGATAACGCAGCGCTTAAATCCACATTAAAACAGCTATTGGCGGAGGCGAAAGATGAGCACACAAAAGATTGGCGCGATAACACTGTGCCTGATGATGTTGTGCAGTTGCTCCAGCAAGCCGCCCATAGTGCGACCTGTGCCGGTAACCAAGACGCAGTATGTGCTGATGCCGGAGGCACTACTGCCATGGTGCCATATTACGCCGGTACCAACCGCAATCATCCCCTGCTTACAACATCCACAATCGAACTGCGTGAGCAATCCGCAGTTGGCGGCGTTGGTGATCTCACTCTACGACGATCTTGGCAAATGTAA
- a CDS encoding DUF2730 family protein, whose product MLDVLFKVWPIVATIGSIIGTLGMAWLSRKFVPMTEHNKVVNTVMDMNQRLRDAELHLKAMPSRDELHRLDKTLEGLGARFGAMEQGINHIRNNVDMLIQNELEGERRGDR is encoded by the coding sequence GTGCTTGATGTGCTTTTTAAAGTTTGGCCGATAGTCGCCACCATCGGTTCCATTATCGGCACCTTGGGCATGGCTTGGCTCAGTCGGAAGTTTGTGCCGATGACGGAACATAACAAAGTGGTTAATACCGTGATGGATATGAACCAGCGCTTGCGAGATGCGGAACTGCATTTAAAGGCGATGCCAAGCCGCGATGAATTGCATCGCTTAGACAAAACCTTGGAAGGTTTGGGGGCGCGATTCGGCGCGATGGAACAAGGCATCAACCACATTCGCAACAACGTAGACATGCTGATCCAGAACGAGCTGGAAGGTGAACGCAGAGGAGACCGATAA
- a CDS encoding Mor transcription activator family protein has product MTEDQLELLPDDAAELQELLNRMRELDPNERDYFINGVQDEQSHWPSTLQSLCAVMEATLAANDIPNNRRTAEELAMVIGNYFGGRGDVYLPNGSRMKTALRDIEIWRHYNGKNLAELAQDYGMTERRVYMIVAEQRRAMVARKQRKLL; this is encoded by the coding sequence ATGACTGAAGATCAGTTGGAGTTACTGCCGGATGATGCGGCAGAACTGCAGGAACTGCTTAACCGCATGCGTGAACTTGACCCGAATGAGCGCGACTACTTTATCAACGGTGTGCAGGATGAGCAGAGCCACTGGCCATCTACGCTGCAGAGTTTGTGTGCAGTGATGGAAGCCACGCTGGCTGCGAATGACATCCCCAATAATCGCCGCACGGCTGAAGAGCTGGCAATGGTGATTGGCAACTACTTCGGTGGTCGGGGTGATGTGTATCTGCCGAACGGTAGTCGCATGAAAACGGCGCTGCGTGATATTGAAATTTGGCGGCATTACAACGGCAAGAACTTGGCAGAGTTAGCCCAAGATTATGGCATGACAGAACGCCGGGTTTATATGATTGTGGCTGAGCAACGCCGTGCGATGGTCGCCAGAAAACAACGTAAGTTATTGTGA
- a CDS encoding lysozyme encodes MANSLRNFLTGIGLSIGAVTGGVYIADFEGYSAQAYYDIAQKLSVCRGHTGSEIIIGKTYTEEECNALFARDIKKADDALLLLAPIPLSNGEHGAYLSFIFNLGEGNFATSTLRQKLLAGDRVGACYELTNACGKYGCNGWIYAHGIQWPGLASRRAKERQLCLSEITK; translated from the coding sequence ATGGCTAACTCATTGCGCAATTTCTTAACAGGGATAGGTCTAAGTATTGGTGCTGTGACTGGTGGGGTATATATCGCTGACTTTGAGGGGTACTCAGCTCAGGCTTACTACGACATTGCTCAAAAACTTAGTGTGTGTCGTGGCCATACTGGCTCAGAAATTATCATCGGAAAAACCTATACAGAAGAAGAATGTAATGCACTGTTTGCCCGCGATATAAAAAAGGCTGACGACGCTTTGTTACTCCTTGCGCCAATACCGCTATCGAATGGAGAACATGGCGCTTATCTATCTTTTATTTTCAACCTTGGCGAAGGGAATTTCGCTACCTCTACTCTGCGTCAAAAGTTGCTGGCAGGCGACCGTGTTGGTGCTTGTTACGAGTTAACTAATGCATGCGGGAAATATGGTTGTAACGGCTGGATATATGCCCACGGTATTCAGTGGCCAGGGCTTGCTTCCCGTCGAGCAAAAGAACGTCAACTGTGTTTATCGGAGATAACCAAATGA
- a CDS encoding TraR/DksA family transcriptional regulator, whose translation MDVFDRASEKEERDRTDAIATVLEAARPTSLATGTCVDCGEPIEPERLAVMQYAQRCISCQRQQEHRNQVMTGGRRA comes from the coding sequence ATGGATGTATTTGACAGGGCCAGTGAGAAGGAAGAACGCGACCGCACTGACGCGATTGCCACAGTGTTAGAAGCCGCGAGACCTACATCACTGGCAACAGGGACGTGCGTTGATTGTGGTGAACCGATAGAGCCTGAGCGCCTCGCTGTCATGCAATACGCTCAGCGTTGCATCAGTTGCCAGCGCCAACAGGAACACCGCAATCAGGTAATGACAGGAGGCCGCCGTGCTTGA